From the Psychrobacillus sp. FSL K6-4046 genome, one window contains:
- a CDS encoding helicase, translated as MGDSAITRTLEIGGLTKFQLIQKLENHSIRMNEYAERLLSDDKFTPSKTTYSVTTVSLTVRELGFPEGATMPQIFKRAHDVGLALCPLEVGPYLRLEYLDQPEGNTKIQVPQQAPSGSLTIASEIVSEDDNFPKGFYLRNIDGLLWLRGYIADDLHVWNNEDHFIFCCQ; from the coding sequence TTGGGTGACTCAGCTATTACTAGAACGCTAGAGATTGGTGGACTAACAAAATTTCAGCTTATTCAGAAACTCGAAAACCATTCCATTAGGATGAATGAATACGCAGAGAGGCTACTATCTGATGACAAATTTACCCCTTCTAAAACTACGTACAGTGTTACTACGGTTTCACTAACCGTCAGGGAACTTGGTTTTCCAGAAGGTGCCACTATGCCACAAATTTTTAAACGCGCGCATGATGTAGGTTTAGCTCTATGTCCGCTTGAGGTAGGTCCTTACCTAAGGTTAGAGTATCTTGACCAACCTGAAGGAAATACAAAAATTCAAGTCCCGCAACAAGCTCCTTCTGGTTCACTTACAATAGCGTCAGAAATAGTCAGTGAAGACGATAATTTTCCAAAAGGCTTTTACCTTAGAAACATCGATGGATTATTGTGGTTACGCGGATACATCGCAGATGATTTACACGTTTGGAATAATGAGGATCACTTTATTTTTTGTTGCCAATAA
- a CDS encoding SDR family NAD(P)-dependent oxidoreductase: MNTTKTAIITGGGGGLGRAAALKLAESGINISIIDVSEEQGNETVRLVEEKGAKAIFIKADVTKAEEVKKYVEKTVETFGSVDMFFNNAGISGPGKKFLDNSIEQIDLVVDINLRGALYGLYYVLPEMIKNGGGSIVNTSSTAGLVGQDGVVSYSATKHGIVGITKSIAAEYASQGIQINAVAPGSTETPMVKQYREANPELFKTVSAGIPQRRLGQPEEVAELVAFLLMSEAKYINGAVVPIDGGFTAV; the protein is encoded by the coding sequence ATGAATACAACTAAAACAGCAATTATTACAGGTGGAGGTGGCGGCCTAGGAAGAGCGGCTGCATTAAAATTAGCTGAGTCAGGCATCAATATTAGTATTATTGATGTTTCGGAAGAGCAAGGAAATGAAACGGTTCGTTTGGTAGAAGAAAAAGGAGCTAAGGCCATCTTTATCAAAGCCGATGTAACGAAGGCTGAAGAGGTTAAAAAGTATGTAGAAAAAACAGTGGAAACCTTCGGATCAGTGGATATGTTCTTTAACAATGCAGGTATCTCTGGCCCAGGTAAGAAATTCCTGGACAATTCGATTGAACAGATTGACCTTGTAGTAGATATAAATCTTCGAGGCGCTTTATACGGTTTATACTATGTGCTACCTGAAATGATTAAGAATGGCGGAGGTAGCATCGTGAATACTTCCTCTACTGCTGGATTAGTAGGGCAGGATGGTGTCGTGAGCTACTCGGCAACGAAGCATGGTATCGTAGGAATTACGAAATCCATAGCAGCAGAATATGCAAGCCAAGGTATTCAGATTAACGCAGTGGCACCAGGGTCAACGGAAACTCCTATGGTGAAACAATATAGAGAAGCGAATCCTGAGCTATTTAAAACGGTCTCTGCGGGTATTCCACAGCGTCGCTTAGGACAACCAGAGGAAGTTGCAGAATTAGTGGCGTTCCTGTTGATGAGTGAGGCAAAATATATAAATGGTGCTGTTGTACCAATTGATGGAGGATTTACTGCTGTCTAG
- a CDS encoding DUF2268 domain-containing putative Zn-dependent protease (predicted Zn-dependent protease with a strongly conserved HExxH motif), protein MLAVIRTSKWLYQFIEACEKKDGKEIYLRQGEILCEPLMEVFPNETREAVHYELLQYGLFEPNEWEGLSDTVGELEKRKVWELVNNEYKRLRKRWGGPKVPIYIFPIKLKGTSQAREPLPVKNGVAYKKALFLFLSKDLSEEEIKATLVHEYNHVCRLNFLDLTPSQTTLADSLIIEGLGEYAVKEECGEKLLAPWIALYPYADATEIWKHRFIPSLGLEGVKNHQLFLFGRPRSYFPRWIGYNIGYQIVDTYVKNHGPFPKGELYQKPTKEIIDGSDFAPKT, encoded by the coding sequence ATGTTGGCTGTCATTAGAACCTCTAAATGGTTATATCAATTTATAGAAGCATGCGAGAAGAAAGATGGGAAGGAAATCTATCTTCGGCAAGGGGAAATCCTATGTGAACCCCTAATGGAGGTTTTCCCGAATGAAACTAGAGAGGCTGTGCACTATGAGCTTTTACAATACGGTTTATTTGAGCCAAATGAATGGGAAGGCTTATCCGATACGGTAGGCGAGCTAGAAAAAAGGAAGGTTTGGGAATTAGTAAACAACGAATACAAACGGTTACGAAAACGGTGGGGTGGTCCAAAAGTTCCGATTTATATATTCCCAATAAAATTAAAAGGAACAAGTCAGGCAAGAGAGCCTTTACCGGTAAAAAATGGTGTTGCTTATAAAAAAGCATTATTTTTATTTTTATCGAAGGACCTTTCAGAAGAAGAGATAAAGGCGACCTTAGTACATGAATATAATCACGTATGCAGATTAAATTTCTTAGATCTTACCCCTTCCCAAACAACATTGGCAGACTCTTTGATTATTGAAGGCTTGGGAGAGTATGCTGTAAAAGAGGAGTGTGGGGAAAAGCTGCTAGCCCCATGGATAGCGCTTTATCCTTACGCGGATGCTACCGAGATATGGAAGCACCGATTCATACCATCCCTAGGGTTAGAAGGTGTAAAAAATCATCAGCTATTTTTATTTGGTCGTCCAAGAAGTTATTTTCCAAGGTGGATAGGCTACAATATTGGCTATCAAATAGTCGATACTTACGTAAAAAATCACGGACCATTTCCGAAGGGAGAATTATATCAGAAACCAACTAAGGAAATTATAGACGGTTCTGATTTTGCTCCGAAGACTTAA
- a CDS encoding class I SAM-dependent methyltransferase, producing MSNKYLDLLSYFGIGSAHPGGFGLTQFILGKEKIQAAQSVLDIGCGTGKTSAFLATKYGCKVTAVDNHPIMIEKARERFKPLEADVRLIEGDITCLPLESDSFDVIISESVLVFTDIALALREAARLLKKDGKLLLIEMTGSSDASEEVKHKVMELYGIQQLMDEEEWKEILKKAGFSHIEVLENPADMNAVEIEDMNPSSYIDMTLYDVWDEHNQFLTDFGNMIGFRIFKCRL from the coding sequence ATGTCAAATAAATACCTAGATTTACTATCTTATTTTGGAATTGGAAGTGCGCATCCCGGAGGATTTGGATTAACACAATTTATATTAGGGAAAGAAAAAATTCAGGCAGCTCAGTCAGTATTAGATATAGGGTGCGGTACAGGAAAGACCTCCGCTTTCTTAGCTACAAAATATGGGTGCAAGGTAACTGCGGTCGATAATCATCCGATTATGATTGAGAAGGCGAGAGAAAGGTTTAAACCATTGGAGGCTGACGTTCGCCTAATCGAAGGAGATATTACGTGTCTACCATTAGAAAGCGACTCATTTGACGTTATTATTTCTGAATCGGTGCTTGTTTTTACGGATATTGCACTAGCGTTGAGGGAGGCTGCTCGTCTATTAAAAAAGGATGGAAAGCTACTGTTGATTGAAATGACGGGATCTTCCGATGCTTCGGAGGAAGTAAAGCATAAAGTGATGGAGCTTTATGGGATCCAACAACTGATGGATGAGGAAGAGTGGAAAGAAATTTTAAAAAAGGCTGGTTTTTCACATATAGAAGTTTTAGAAAACCCAGCCGATATGAACGCAGTAGAAATAGAAGACATGAATCCATCCAGTTATATTGACATGACACTATATGACGTCTGGGATGAGCATAATCAATTTTTAACTGATTTTGGAAACATGATAGGCTTTAGAATTTTTAAATGTCGGTTATAA
- a CDS encoding GNAT family protein, with product MENGPGNSTIYLTEMTDDYLIDIHSYASKEEVCKYQPWGPNSFEDTKAYLEEVLAETKKETRNRYVFAVIDKENCKMIGAGELFHIDLSNKSGEMGYIIHPDFWGRGIATQVANILMDYGFNDLKLNRIYATCDARNSASERVLKKAGMKQEGLLRENILLKDGWRNSLLYSMLNREWNTKS from the coding sequence ATGGAGAATGGACCAGGAAATAGCACCATATACTTAACTGAAATGACAGATGACTATCTGATAGATATTCATTCGTATGCATCAAAAGAAGAAGTTTGTAAATACCAACCATGGGGACCAAATAGTTTCGAGGACACTAAAGCTTATTTAGAGGAAGTTTTAGCAGAGACCAAGAAGGAAACAAGAAATAGGTACGTGTTTGCGGTTATTGATAAAGAAAATTGCAAAATGATAGGAGCAGGTGAATTATTTCATATTGACCTGTCCAACAAAAGTGGAGAAATGGGCTATATAATACATCCAGATTTTTGGGGAAGGGGTATAGCTACCCAGGTTGCCAATATTTTAATGGATTATGGATTTAACGATTTAAAACTTAACCGTATTTATGCTACCTGCGATGCCAGAAATAGTGCGTCTGAAAGAGTATTAAAAAAAGCTGGTATGAAACAAGAAGGATTATTAAGGGAGAATATCCTATTAAAAGATGGGTGGAGAAATTCACTTCTTTACAGCATGTTGAATCGTGAATGGAATACAAAATCATAG
- a CDS encoding aspartate aminotransferase family protein: MDNWLNLYNNMGDFLAPSMAKDHPNIPIVKEEGCYYFGADGKKYLDFTSGIAVTNTGHRHPKVVQSIKDAADQLVHGPSGVIMYESILQLSKNLGEVLPGDLDCFFFANSGTEAIEGALKLAKFVTERPYVVSFTGCFHGRSLGALSVTTSKSKYRKFLQPSHLSYQIPYADAKSCPEGMDPEVYCVEQLDKDFKRLFKHQVTPEEVACVILEPVLGEGGYIIPPKSWVKRIREICDEHGILLIFDEVQTGFGRTGEWFAAQYFEVTPDIMAIAKGIASGLPLSATVASKELMKKWPLGMHGTTFGGNPIACSVALTTLEILHEENLVENSKVVGAYATEKLNVLKEKYPIISDVRSVGLMIGIEISNIETGEPDGQAVMKILDYALEEGVLFYLCGNVGEVIRMIPPLTVTKEQIDDGLTMLEKAIIRYTNEIKINEIKG, translated from the coding sequence ATGGATAACTGGCTAAATTTATATAATAATATGGGAGATTTTTTAGCACCGAGTATGGCAAAGGATCATCCTAATATTCCAATAGTTAAAGAGGAAGGCTGCTACTATTTTGGAGCGGATGGAAAGAAATATTTAGACTTTACATCAGGTATTGCCGTTACAAATACCGGACACCGTCATCCGAAAGTAGTTCAAAGTATTAAAGATGCTGCGGATCAATTAGTTCATGGGCCTTCAGGAGTTATTATGTACGAATCGATTCTACAGCTTTCCAAAAATCTTGGAGAAGTGTTACCAGGAGATTTAGACTGTTTCTTTTTCGCCAATAGTGGGACAGAGGCTATCGAGGGAGCATTAAAGCTAGCGAAATTTGTAACAGAGAGACCGTATGTTGTTTCATTTACGGGCTGCTTTCACGGTCGTTCACTTGGTGCACTAAGTGTCACAACGTCTAAAAGTAAGTATCGAAAATTTTTACAGCCATCTCATTTATCGTACCAGATTCCTTATGCAGACGCGAAGAGCTGTCCAGAGGGAATGGATCCAGAAGTATATTGTGTAGAGCAGCTAGATAAAGACTTTAAGAGACTCTTTAAGCACCAAGTAACTCCAGAAGAAGTTGCTTGCGTTATTTTAGAGCCAGTACTAGGTGAGGGTGGATACATTATCCCTCCTAAATCATGGGTGAAGCGAATTCGAGAAATTTGCGATGAGCATGGAATCTTATTAATATTTGATGAGGTTCAAACTGGTTTCGGAAGAACAGGAGAATGGTTTGCTGCACAATATTTCGAGGTTACTCCCGATATTATGGCCATTGCAAAGGGAATTGCGTCTGGTTTACCTTTAAGTGCAACCGTTGCTTCTAAGGAATTAATGAAGAAGTGGCCATTAGGAATGCATGGGACAACATTCGGTGGAAATCCCATTGCTTGTTCAGTTGCCTTAACTACACTAGAAATTCTCCATGAAGAGAACCTAGTAGAAAACTCTAAAGTTGTAGGAGCATATGCAACTGAAAAGTTAAACGTGCTAAAAGAAAAATATCCAATCATTAGCGATGTCCGTTCTGTCGGTTTAATGATTGGTATCGAAATCTCTAATATAGAAACTGGAGAGCCAGATGGACAAGCCGTGATGAAAATTCTTGACTATGCACTAGAAGAAGGCGTGCTCTTCTATCTTTGTGGAAACGTCGGTGAAGTAATCCGTATGATACCTCCATTAACGGTAACAAAGGAACAAATTGATGATGGCTTAACAATGCTTGAAAAAGC